Proteins encoded in a region of the Chelonoidis abingdonii isolate Lonesome George chromosome 2, CheloAbing_2.0, whole genome shotgun sequence genome:
- the LOC116832031 gene encoding leukocyte elastase inhibitor-like, whose translation MGSISQAITEMGLDLYNELNKNTANKNIFVSPMSISTGLVMVLLGARGNTATQMQTVLHLNRTARSANLETGLVSESGTTEAEPEYLNEGQYHQLSHFPKPSPSRCDLVGGIHTEFQTLLSQLKNLNKSYVLSLANSLFAQKGYNFHQQYLECTKELYGAMLQTVDFENATEAARQTINSWVESKTQGKIRELFVPGVIDPTAVLVLVNAIYFKATWEYKFEEKYTMPKDFRINQNESKSVQMMYQKDRFKIAHIQEMNAQILMIPYAGKSLSMIILLPDDITGLEQVERAMTYEKLIRWTSLESMKDREVEVYLPRFKLEDTFELNLPLQEMGMIDVFEESKADLSGMAPPRKLFLSKVVHKAYVEVNEEGTLAAAATGSVVVNRSHISDGLFMADHPFLFFIQHNPTNTILFLGKLCSP comes from the exons ATGGGCTCCATTTCTCAAGCAATTACTGAAATGGGTCTTGATCTTTACAATGAACTGAACAAAAATACTGCAAACAAAAACATCTTCGTCTCCCCTATGAGTATCTCTACTGGCCTGGTCATGGTCCTTTTGGGTGCCAGAGGTAACACTGCTACTCAGATGCAAACG GTTCTTCATTTGAATAGAACTGCAAGAAGTGCAAATCTCGAAACTGGGCTTGTCTCTGAAAGTGGGACGACAGAAGCTGAGCCAGAATACCTCAATGAAGGGCAATATCATCAACTTTCTCACTTCCCAAAG CCTTCTCCTTCACGATGTGACTTGGTTGGAGGAATCCACACAGAGTTCCAGACACTCCTTTCCCAACTGAAAAATCTCAACAAGAGCTATGTATTGAGTCTGGCCAACAGTCTGTTTGCACAAAAAGGATATAATTTTCACCAG CAATATTTAGAATGCACTAAGGAATTATATGGAGCAATGCTGCAAACAGTTGATTTTGAAAATGCTACGGAAGCAGCCAGACAGACGATAAATTCCTGGGTTGAAAGCAAGACACAAG GTAAAATCAGGGAACTCTTTGTTCCTGGTGTTATTGACCCAACCGCTGTGCTGGTGCTAGTGAATGCAATCTACTTCAAAGCAACCTGGGAATACAAGTTTGAAGAAAAATACACAATGCCAAAAGACTTTAGGATAAACCAG aatGAGAGCAAATCTGTGCAGATGATGTATCAAAAAGACAGATTTAAAATTGCCCATATACAGGAGATGAATGCTCAGATTCTTATGATCCCATATGCTGGAAAATCCCTGAGTATGATCATACTGCTACCCGATGACATCACTGGTCTGGAACAG GTTGAAAGGGCAATGACTTATGAGAAACTGATACGCTGGACTTCCCTGGAAAGTATGAAAGATAGAGAAGTGGAGGTGTATTTGCCCCGGTTCAAGCTTGAAGACACCTTTGAGCTCAACTTACCTTTACAAGAGATGGGGATGATTGATGTCTTTGAGGAATCAAAAGCTGATCTCTCTGGAATGGCTCCCCCAAGGAAGCTGTTTCTGTCAAAGGTTGTCCACAAGGCCTATGTGGAAGTTAATGAGGAAGGCACTTTAGCAGCAGCTGCTACAGGAAGTGTTGTTGTTAACAGATCCCATATATCTGATGGTCTGTTTATGGCTGAccatcctttccttttctttatccAGCACAATCCCACCAATACCATACTCTTCCTTGGAAAACTCTGCTCCCCTTGA